Proteins encoded within one genomic window of Brassica rapa cultivar Chiifu-401-42 chromosome A09, CAAS_Brap_v3.01, whole genome shotgun sequence:
- the LOC108869662 gene encoding uncharacterized protein LOC108869662 codes for MASATGAMALGDLWRAPKCLTTLWPSEVRMANDLARFTYIERVDQGVASCFIMSEIGRSPQRGATQGGLSQQGASQMDPGRKYGTCVSNNTNKWKCIFCMKVTNGGISRLKHHLVGGNTSVTVCPNCPEHVRAELQNDAIKKAEERAAQSLRYEPVLNDGEADVEVEPKQKANPNKRKKRGLLDRFVTSTPPDILKGRNEMKRVLGACDKDLRDKTCAGIARWFYDAGIAFNAVTYDSFKEMTHLIAQYGMGLKPPSMHELRVPLLQREVAETHTMLLQHKNEWASKGFSEVVKDATLLFKLLDEMVEEVGEKNVVQMIIENASNYVKAGKLLEAKRPNLYWTPCAAHCLDLMLEDIGKLEPVKNALQKCIFMSGYIYCRVPLVNMMRRFTNQHNLHRPAVTRFATSFITMSQFHIQQANLKKMVTSDDWNKRKWPKEAEAKKMKQYILQESFSRNVAYALKLTGPLVK; via the exons ATGGCGAGCGCCACCGGCGCCATGGCGCTTGGCGACCTCTGGCGAGCTCCAAAATGCCTTACCACCTTGTGGCCAAGCGAGGTACGTATGGCGAACGACTTAGCTCGCTTTACCTACATAGAACGTGTTGACCAAGGCGTCGCCTCATG TTTCATCATGTCTGAGATTGGAAGATCACCCCAAAGAGGTGCTACACAAGGTGGATTATCTCAGCAAGGAGCATCTCAGATGGATCCAGGAAGGAAGTATGGAACGTGTGTCTCAAATAACACCAACAAATGGAAGTGTATCTTCTGCATGAAGGTAACTAATGGAGGCATCTCACGTCTGAAACACCACTTGGTTGGAGGTAACACAAGTGTCACGGTGTGTCCTAATTGTCCAGAGCATGTGAGAGCTGAGTTGCAAAACGATGCAATCAAAAAAGCTGAGGAAAGAGCTGCTCAGAGCTTGCGCTATGAACCTGTCCTCAATGATGGTGAGGCCGATGTGGAAGTTGAGCCTAAACAGAAAGCTAACCCtaacaagaggaagaagagaggtCTATTGGACAG GTTTGTCACGTCAACTCCTCCTGATATTTTGAAAGGAAGGAATGAAATGAAGCGTGTATTGGGAGCTTGTGACAAAGATCTGAGGGACAAGACTTGTGCTGGAATCGCGAGATGGTTTTATGATGCAGGCATTGCATTTAACGCTGTCACCTATGACTCTTTCAAAGAGATGACACATTTGATTGCGCAGTATGGAATGGGCTTAAAACCACCTAGTATGCATGAGCTAAGAGTTCCTCTTCTTCAGAGGGAAGTTGCCGAGACTCACACTATGCTTCTTCAACACAAGAATGAGTGGGCTTCTAAGGGAT TCTCTGAAGTTGTGAAGGATGCAACACTGCTGTTCAAACTGCTTGATGAGATGGTTGAAGAGGTTGGTGAGAAGAATGTTGTTCAAATGATCATAGAAAATGCTTCTAACTACGTAAAAGCTG GGAAATTGCTTGAGGCTAAAAGGCCAAACCTCTACTGGACTCCTTGTGCAGCACACTGTCTTGATCTTATGCTAGAAGACATTGGGAAGCTGGAACctgtgaagaatgctttgcagAAGTGTATCTTCATGAGTGGTTACATTTACTGTCGTGTGCCTCTTGTCAACATGATGAGAAGATTCACCAATCAACACAATCTCCATCGACCGGCTGTAACACGGTTTGCTACTTCATTCATTACCATGTCTCAGTTTCATATTCAACAGGCCAACTTGAAGAAGATGGTCACGTCTGATGATTGGAACAAGAGAAAATGGCCAAAGGAAGCAGAGGCGAAGAAGATGAAGCAGTACATTCTACAAGAAAGCTTCTCGAGGAATGTTGCTTATGCTCTCAAGCTGACTGGTCCACTAGTTAagtga
- the LOC103840011 gene encoding G-type lectin S-receptor-like serine/threonine-protein kinase At1g34300: protein MSCREPRSFTTKTMAERPYTMLLPLLLLLLHFPFLTSAIPLGSVLYASGSNQSWSSPNSTFAVSFLPSSSPNTFLAAVSFAGTVPIWSAGSVDSQGSLRLSSSGSLRLINGSNTTVWDSATDALGVASAAIEDSGSLVLLNNRNKTVWSSFDHPTDTIVQSQNFAAGKILRSGSYSFQLERRGNLTLTWNNTTVYWSQGLNSSFSSNLSSPSLALQTNGVVLMFDSTLTGGAETIYSDDYGEGSNTFRFLKLDDDGNLRIYSSVSRNSGPVSPHWSAVADQCLVYGYCGNFGICSYNDTKPICLCPSRNFDPVDVNDRRKGCKRKVELSNCSSNAAMLDLDHTRLITDPNDPNSQSFFAGSSPCRANCLVSGVCLASVSMSDGSGNCWQKQPGSFITGYQSSSVPTTSYVKVCGPVLLNEPLVGSNGDGNNSKVHLWIVAVAVLAGLLGLAAVEVGLWWCCCRNNPRFGTLSSHYTLLEYASGAPVQFTYRELQRCTKGFKEKLGAGGFGTVYRGLLSNKTVVAVKQLEGIEQGEKQFRMEVATISSTHHLNLVRLIGFCSEGRHRLLVYEFMRNGSLDSFLFSTASGKLLTWEYRFNIALGTAKGITYLHEECRDCIVHCDIKPENILVDDNYTAKVSDFGLAKLLNPKDNRHKNLSSVRGTRGYLAPEWLANLPITSKSDVYSYGMVLLEIVSGQRNFDVSERTNHKKFSIWAYEEFDKGNTEAILDMRLSEDQTVDMEQVRRMVQTSFWCIQEQPLQRPTMGKVVQMLEGITAINKPPRPKTLSEVSISGNSGSTSHASILVASGPTRSSSSSAATRSFQTMGITSSGPASTIISESSLL, encoded by the coding sequence ATGAGTTGCAGAGAACCTCGAAGCTTCACGACCAAAACAATGGCGGAGCGGCCATACACCatgcttcttcctcttcttctccttctcctccatTTCCCATTTTTAACTTCGGCCATACCTCTCGGCTCTGTTCTCTACGCCTCCGGTTCAAACCAGTCCTGGTCGTCTCCCAATTCCACTTTCGCCGTCTCCTTTCTTCCATCGTCTTCTCCAAACACCTTCCTCGCCGCCGTTTCCTTCGCCGGAACCGTTCCCATTTGGTCCGCAGGAAGCGTTGACTCTCAAGGATCCCTTCGCCTCTCCTCCTCCGGCTCTCTCCGACTCATCAACGGCTCCAACACCACCGTCTGGGACTCCGCTACCGACGCTCTCGGCGTCGCTTCGGCTGCGATTGAAGATTCCGGTAGCCTTGTCCTCCTCAACAACCGAAACAAAACAGTCTGGTCTTCCTTCGATCACCCGACGGACACGATCGTGCAATCTCAGAACTTCGCCGCCGGTAAGATTCTCCGATCTGGCAGCTACTCGTTTCAGCTAGAGAGAAGAGGGAACCTCACGCTTACGTGGAACAACACCACGGTTTACTGGAGCCAAGGGCTTAATTCGTCATTTAGCTCCAACTTGTCTTCCCCTAGCTTAGCTTTACAGACCAACGGTGTTGTGTTGATGTTCGATTCGACTCTCACTGGTGGAGCTGAAACCATTTACAGTGACGATTACGGCGAAGGTAGCAACACGTTTCGGTTCTTGAAGCTAGAtgatgatgggaacctcagaATCTACAGCTCCGTGTCTAGAAACAGCGGTCCTGTCTCGCCTCATTGGTCTGCTGTAGCTGATCAGTGTCTTGTTTATGGGTATTGTGGTAACTTCGGGATTTGTAGTTACAATGATACTAAACCCATTTGCTTGTGTCCTTCTCGTAACTTCGATCCTGTTGATGTGAATGACAGAAGAAAAGGTTGTAAGAGAAAAGTAGAGCTAAGTAATTGCTCTAGCAATGCAGCCATGCTTGATTTGGATCACACTAGATTGATTACAGACCCTAATGACCCAAACTCTCAGAGTTTCTTTGCTGGAAGTTCGCCTTGTAGAGCGAACTGTCTTGTTAGTGGTGTTTGTCTTGCTTCTGTCTCCATGTCTGATGGGTCTGGAAACTGTTGGCAGAAGCAACCCGGTTCCTTCATTACCGGGTACCAGAGCTCATCGGTTCCGACTACTTCTTATGTTAAAGTCTGTGGTCCGGTGTTGCTTAACGAACCTTTGGTTGGATCAAATGGTGATGGTAATAACTCGAAAGTGCACTTGTGGATTGTTGCAGTTGCTGTACTAGCTGGGCTTCTTGGCTTAGCTGCGGTAGAGGTAGGTCTATGGTGGTGCTGCTGCAGAAACAATCCTCGGTTTGGTACTTTGTCGTCTCACTACACGTTGCTTGAGTACGCTTCTGGTGCACCCGTGCAGTTTACATACAGGGAGCTTCAGCGTTGCACCAAAGGTTTCAAAGAGAAGCTTGGAGCTGGAGGGTTTGGTACCGTGTATAGAGGCCTGCTCTCGAATAAAACCGTGGTTGCAGTGAAGCAGCTAGAAGGTATAGAGCAAGGGGAGAAGCAGTTTAGGATGGAGGTTGCAACCATTAGCAGCACACACCATCTGAATCTAGTCAGACTGATCGGGTTCTGCTCTGAGGGACGACACAGGCTTCTCGTCTATGAGTTCATGAGAAACGGATCTCTGGATAGCTTCTTGTTTAGTACTGCTTCAGGGAAGTTGTTGACTTGGGAGTATCGGTTCAACATTGCGCTTGGGACGGCCAAGGGAATAACTTACCTTCACGAAGAGTGCCGCGACTGCATTGTTCACTGCGACATTAAGCCAGAGAACATTCTCGTGGATGACAATTACACTGCCAAAGTCTCTGACTTCGGACTAGCCAAACTCTTGAACCCAAAAGACAACAGGCACAAGAACCTGAGTAGCGTTAGAGGAACTAGAGGCTATCTAGCACCTGAATGGCTCGCAAATCTTCCTATAACCTCGAAATCGGATGTCTATAGCTACGGTATGGTCCTGCTAGAAATAGTCAGCGGACAAAGGAACTTTGATGTCTCAGAGAGAACAAACCACAAGAAATTCTCGATTTGGGCTTACGAGGAGTTTGATAAGGGTAACACCGAGGCCATCCTAGACATGCGTTTAAGCGAAGATCAGACGGTTGATATGGAACAAGTGAGGAGAATGGTTCAGACAAGCTTCTGGTGCATACAAGAGCAGCCACTGCAGAGGCCGACAATGGGGAAAGTGGTTCAGATGCTAGAAGGAATCACGGCCATAAACAAGCCGCCACGTCCAAAGACCTTAAGCGAAGTGTCGATTTCAGGGAATAGTGGGAGCACAAGCCACGCATCTATCTTGGTTGCTTCGGGTCCGACGCGATCATCTTCTTCGTCCGCTGCTACACGGTCGTTTCAGACAATGGGGATCACATCGTCTGGACCGGCTTCCACAATAATCAGTGAAAGTTCGTTGCTTTGA
- the LOC103840103 gene encoding uncharacterized protein LOC103840103 gives MAIRQREMKAPADWWSTYGSSAPNLRDFAVKVLSLTCSASGCERNWGVFELLHTKRRNRLAQHRLNDMVFVKYNRALQRRMKRSDSTDPILLEEIDESNEWLMGRMEGNSDSDDLDDNVFEDEDLTWSAVSEATRAEEPNYTTRGSKSSAAADKGKGVASSSTQPRQERYGPGPSNLSLVDVDDDELEHDLEANGFDKGRNWSSKMTLKQSFRVGVLVLVFCFFFTLNYEPFWF, from the exons ATGGCAATAAGGCAAAGGGAGATGAAAGCACCAG CTGATTGGTGGTCTACTTATGGATCATCAGCTCCTAATCTAAGAGACTTTGCTGTGAAAGTACTAAGCCTAACTTGCAGTGCCTCTGGATGTGAAAGGAATTGGGGTGTTTTTGAACTT CTTCACACAAAGAGAAGGAACCGTTTAGCTCAACATCGGTTGAATGACATGGTGTTTGTCAAGTACAACCGAGCCTTGCAACGTCGCATGAAGAGAAGTGATAGCACTGATCCTATTCTCTTAGAAGAGATTGATGAAAGCAATGAATGGCTGATGGGAAGAATGGAAGGAAACTCTGATAGTGATGATCTAGATGATAATGTCTTTGAGGATGAAGATCTGACATGGAGTGCAGTGAGTGAAGCAACAAGAGCTGAGGAACCTAACTACACTACTAGAGGATCAAAAAGCTCAGCAGCGGCAGACAAGGGGAAAGGAGTTGCCTCTTCTTCAACTCAGCCAAGACAGGAACGATATGGTCCAGGTCCTTCTAATCTGTCTCTTGTTGATGTCGATGATGATGAACTGGAACATGATTTGGAAGCAAATGGCTTCGACAAGGGGAGGAATTGGAGTTCCAAGATGACTCTGAAACAGAGTTTTAGAGTTGGTGTTTTAGTTTtggtattttgttttttttttactttgaatTATGAACCGTTTTGGTTTTGA